The sequence ATCAAGGACAACCACTGGCAGGCCCTTAAACTCCAGGGGCTTTCCCTGGAGGAAGGGATAAGGAGGACCCGGGCCCAGGCCCACCACCTCCTGAGGATAGAGGTGGAGGTGAAGAGCCTGGAGGAGGCGGAAGAGGCCCTCCGGGCCGGGGCCGACTGGCTCCTCCTGGACAATATGACCCCGGAGGAGATGGAGCGGATAGTCCAGGCCTTCAAGGGGAAGGTCCACTTTGAGGCCTCCGGGGGCATAGAACTCTCCAATGTGCGGCGGGTGGCCGAGACGGGGGTGGACATGATATCCATCGGGGCCCTGACCCACTCCCCCAAGGCCCTGGACATCAGCCTGGAACTGGAATACTAGTATCCGTATTCCTAACCCCCCCGCCCCAGACCATTGACAGGACAGCTTCAAGGATGTAAATTTGCGAAGGAAAATACAAAGGAGGGACATTGAAGTTCTCCCTCATCCCCCGGGAGCAAAAGTTCTTTGACCTCTTTGAAGAGGGGGCCCACAACCTGGTAGAAGCCGGGGAGGTCTTCACTGACCTGGTGGAGAACTGGGAGAATGTGGAGGAGAAGGTCAGCAAGCTGGAAGAGCTGGAGCACAAGGGAGACAGCATCACCCACCGCATCACGGCCCTCCTCCACAGCACCTTCGTCACCCCCTTTGACCGGGAGGATATCGCCCTCCTCACCAATGCTATAGACGATGTCCTGGACCTCATCCACGGAGCAGCAGATACCATGCTCATCTACCGGGTTCAGGCACCCACCCAAAGGGCCAAGGAGCTGGCGGAGATCATCCGCGATGGGGTGGCCGAGGTGGAGAGGGCGGTGAAATACCTCCGCCACCGGGGCCAGCTAAAGCTGATGCTGGTAAGCTGCGTGGAGCTGAACCGCCTGGAGAATGCCGCCGATGAGGTGCTGAAACAGGCCCTGGGGGAGCTCTTTCAGGACGCCTCTGACATGGTCCAGGTCATCAAATGGCGGGAGCTCTACGAGCACATGGAGGACGCCACCGACCGCTGTGAGGATGTAGCCAACATTCTGGAAGGCATTGTCCTGAAGCATGCTTGAGGCCCTGCCCCTGGCCCTGGTCCTCCTGCTGGTGCTGGGGGCAGAGTTTGTTAATGGCTGGACCGATGCCCCCAATGCCATAGCCACCGTCATCTCCACCCGAGTCCTCCACCCCTACCGGGCGGTGCTTATGGCCGCCGTGCTCAATATTGCCGGGGCCCTGATAACCGGCACAGCTGTGGCCGCCACCATAGGAAAGGGCATCATCAGGCCCGAGGCCATCGGCCTCCCCGTCGTAGCGGCAGCCATGATAGCTATCATCGCCTGGAGCACCATAGCCTGGCGCTTTGGACTGCCCACCAGCGAGAGCCATGCCCTTATCGCTGGCCTGACAGGGGCGGGGCTGGCCACCGCTGGGCCATCGGTCCTCCTCTGGGAGGGGTGGCGCAAGGTAATCCTGGGCCTGGGCTTCTCCACCTTCCTGGGCTTCGGCCTGGCCCTGGTCGTGATGCTCCTCTTGTATAACCTCTTGCGGAGGGCGGGCCCGTCTTTCGTCAGGAGGTTCTTTGGCCGGCTTCAGGTCCTCTCGGCCGCCTTCATGGCCTTCAGCCATGGCAGCAACGACGGACAGAAATTCATGGGGGCCTTCGCCCTGGCCCTGGTGCTGGGAGGGGTATTGCCCAACTTCTATATCCCCCTGTGGGTCATCCTCCTCTGCGGAGCAGTCATGGGGTTAGGCACCATGCTGGGGGGCTGGCGCATCATCAGGACCATGGGCTTCCAGATTACAAAGCTGGAACCAGTCCACGGCTTTGCCGCTGAAAGCTCGGCGGGTTTCGCCATCACCCTGGCCTCCTTTTTGGGGGTCCCAGTCAGCACCACCCACACTATTAATACGGCCATAATGGGGGTGGGGGCCACCCGGCGGTTTTCCGCCGTGCGCTGGGGGGTGACCCGGCGGATTGTGCTGGCCTGGCTCCTCACCTTCCCCCTCTGCGGGGCCATCGGAGCCCTCCTCGCCCTGGTATTTAGGCTAGTCTTTTAAGGAAGCTCCGCCCGGCGGGGGTTCACCCGACACTTCTCGGCGGTGATGATGGCCTCCATCCTTCGGGCAGCCCTCCCCAGGTCGTCGTTTATCACCACGTAGTCAAAAAGGGGGAGGTGCTTCATCTCCTCCTGGGCAGTGCGGAGGCGGAGCTCCAGGGAGGCCCCCCCCTCGGTCTGTCTTGAGGCCAGCCTCCTCTGAAGTTCCTCCGGGCTGGGGGGGACAAGGAAAATGGAGACTGCCTGGGGGAGCAGGCCTCTGATGGTGTCTGCCCCCTGGACATCCACCTTCATCATCACATCCTCCCCCCGGGAGAGGGCCGACCTTATCTCAGCTTTGGGCACCCCATACCAGTGGCCATAGACCTGGGCCCATTCCAGCAGTTCGCCCTTTTCCCTCATCTCCATGAAGCGCTCCAGGGACAGGAAGTGGTAGTCCTGGCCGTCCTCTTCACCAGGGCGCGGGGGACGGGTGGCGGCTGTCACCGCAAAATGGAGAGGAAGGCCCCGGGCCTTCATCCGGGCCAGGAGGGAGTCCTTCCCCACCCCCGAGGGGCCGGAGAGGACAAAGAGGAGGGCCACCTAACCTTTCCCTTCCTCCGCTGGCTGGCGGGAGAGGAACCTCCCGGCGATGGTCTCAGCGGTGAGGGCCGCCAGGATGACATGGC comes from Chloroflexota bacterium and encodes:
- a CDS encoding guanylate kinase; translated protein: MALLFVLSGPSGVGKDSLLARMKARGLPLHFAVTAATRPPRPGEEDGQDYHFLSLERFMEMREKGELLEWAQVYGHWYGVPKAEIRSALSRGEDVMMKVDVQGADTIRGLLPQAVSIFLVPPSPEELQRRLASRQTEGGASLELRLRTAQEEMKHLPLFDYVVINDDLGRAARRMEAIITAEKCRVNPRRAELP
- a CDS encoding DUF47 family protein, with protein sequence MKFSLIPREQKFFDLFEEGAHNLVEAGEVFTDLVENWENVEEKVSKLEELEHKGDSITHRITALLHSTFVTPFDREDIALLTNAIDDVLDLIHGAADTMLIYRVQAPTQRAKELAEIIRDGVAEVERAVKYLRHRGQLKLMLVSCVELNRLENAADEVLKQALGELFQDASDMVQVIKWRELYEHMEDATDRCEDVANILEGIVLKHA
- a CDS encoding inorganic phosphate transporter, which translates into the protein MLEALPLALVLLLVLGAEFVNGWTDAPNAIATVISTRVLHPYRAVLMAAVLNIAGALITGTAVAATIGKGIIRPEAIGLPVVAAAMIAIIAWSTIAWRFGLPTSESHALIAGLTGAGLATAGPSVLLWEGWRKVILGLGFSTFLGFGLALVVMLLLYNLLRRAGPSFVRRFFGRLQVLSAAFMAFSHGSNDGQKFMGAFALALVLGGVLPNFYIPLWVILLCGAVMGLGTMLGGWRIIRTMGFQITKLEPVHGFAAESSAGFAITLASFLGVPVSTTHTINTAIMGVGATRRFSAVRWGVTRRIVLAWLLTFPLCGAIGALLALVFRLVF